AGCGAATACAAATTTATAAAGTGGTTTGAGGAACTCGGAAAGGGCGACGTCGCTCTTGTTGGCGGAAAGGGTGCCAACCTTGGAGAAATGACCAACGCCGGCATTCCGGTTCCGCCCGGCTTCTGTGTCACCGCCGAGGCCTACAAGTACTTCGTCGAGAACGTCAAGCTCGAAGACGGAAAGACCCTCCAGGAGTGGATTATGGGCGTCATCGCCGAGACCAACGTCGATGACTCCAAGCAGCTCCAGGAGAACACCGCCAAGATCAGGCAGAAGATAATTGAGCTCCCGATGCCGGCAGAGATAGCCGGGGAGATCGAGAGGGCTTACAAGGAGCTCTCCCAGAGGTTCAACAAGGAAGCGGTTTACGTTGCCGTCCGCTCTTCTGCCACCGCCGAAGACCTCCCGGAGGCCAGCTTCGCCGGCCAGCAGGAGACCTACCTCGACGTCTACGGCGTTGATGACGTCATAGACAAGGTCAAGAAGTGCTGGGCCTCACTCTGGACGGCCAGAGCCACCTTCTACAGGGCCAAGCAGGGCTTCGACCACAGCAAGGTCTACCTCTCAGCCGTCGTCCAGAAGATGGTCAACAGCAAGACCAGCGGTGTTATGTTCACCGCCAACCCCGTCACCAACAACAGGAACGAGATCATGATCAACGCCAGCTGGGGCCTCGGTGAGGCCGTCGTCAGCGGCAGCGTTTCCCCGGACGAGTACATTGTTGAGAAGGGCACCTGGAAGATAAAGGAGAAGTACATCGCCAAGAAGGAGGTCATGGTTGTCCGCAACCCTGAGACCGGCAAGGGAACCATCTACGTCAAGGTCGCCGACTACCTCGGCCCCGAGTGGGTTGAGAAGCAGGTTCTCACCGAGGAGCAGATCATCGAGGTCGCTAAGATAGGCGCCAAGATAGAGGAGCACTACGGCTGGCCGCAGGACATCGAGTGGGCCTACGACGCCGACGACGGCAAGCTCTACATCGTCCAGAGCAGACCGATCACCACCCTCAAGGAGACCGAGACCGCTCAGGAGGCCGCCGAGGTCGAGGAGGCCGAGGTTATCCTCAAGGGTCTCGGTGCCTCACCGGGCATCGGTGCCGGTAAGGTCGTCGTCATATTCGACGCCAGCGAGATCGACAAGGTCAAGGAGGGAGACGTCCTCGTCACCACCATGACCAACCCGGACATGGTCCCGGCCATGAAGAGGGCAAGCGCTATCGTCACCGACGAGGGTGGAAGGACCAGCCACGCCGCCATCGTCAGCCGTGAGCTCGGTATCCCGGCCGTCGTCGGTACCAAGGAGGCCACCAAGAAGCTCAAGACCGGCGACTACGTCACCGTTGACGGAACGAGGGGTGTCGTCTACAAGGGCATAGTCAAGAGCCTCGTCGAGAAGAAGGAGGAGGAGAAGGCCGCCGGTGGACAGGTCGTTGTCGCTGGAGCTCCGCTCATCACCGCGACCAAGGTCAAGGTCAACGTCTCCATGCCTGAAGTTGCTGAGCGCGCAGCAGCGACCGGCGCCGACGGTGTTGGACTGCTCCGCGCCGAGCACATGATCCTCACCATCGGCAAGCACCCGGTCAAGTTCATCAAGGAGGGCAAGTTCGACGAGCTCGTCGAGAAGCTCGCCGACGGAATAAGGACCGTTGCCGCTGCCTTCTACCCGAGGCCGGTCTGGTACAGGACCCTCGACGCCCCGACCAACGAGTTCAAGGAGATGCCTGGTGGAGAGGACGAGCCGGACGAGAGGAACCCGATGCTCGGATGGCGCGGAATCAGGAGGAGCCTTGACCAGGTCGAGCTCCTCAAGGCCGAGTTCACCGCCATCAAGAAGGTCGTCGAGGAGGGCTACGACAACATCGGCGTCATGCTCCCGCTCGTTGGCCACCCTGAGCAGATCAGGAAGGCCAAGGAGATAGCCAGGGAAGTTGGCCTCGAGCCGCACAAGGACGTCGAGTGGGGAATAATGATCGAGGTTCCGGCCGCTGCACTCATCATCGAGGACCTCATCAAGGAGGGCCTTGACTTCGTCAGCTTCGGTACCAACGACCTCACCCAGTACACCCTCGCCATCGACAGGGACAACGACAGGATCGCCTACCTCTACGACGAGAAGCACCCGGCAGTGCTCAAGCTCATCGAGAACGTCATCAAGGTCGCCAAGAAGTACGGCGTCGAGACCAGCATCTGCGGACAGGCCGGCAGCGACCCGAAGATGGCCAAGATACTCGTCAGGCTCGGCATCGACAGCATCAGCGCCAACCCCGATGCCGTCGAGCTCATCAGGAAGACCGTCGCCCAGGAGGAGCAGAAGCTCATCCTCGAGGCGGCTCGCAAGAGGCTCTTCGAGTGAAGCCTCTTCTCTTTTTTATTCGTTTCTATCGTTTTGAAAATCGGGCGGCGTTTCTCCCGGTAAAGGGGAAGTTTTAGTCGCTGGCTCTTTTATCCACGATAAGCTTTTTATACCAACGTTTCGATAGCCATCTCAATGAGGCGTGAAGTAGAGGCGATGCGCGACCAGATTGTCAGCGGACCGATAGTGAAGACGCTCATCCTGTTAGCGTACCCGCTCATCATAAACCAGCTCGTCCAGGTTCTCTACAACCTCACCGACACGTACTGGCTCGGAAAGCTCGGGAGGGAGGAGCTGGCCGCACCGGGGACGGCGTGGCCCCTGGTCTGGTTCTTCATGGCCATCGGAATGGGGTTTGCCACAGCAGGCTTCGCCTTCGTGAGCCAGTACGTCGGGGCAAAGGAGTACGATAAGGCCAACCGCGCCGCTGGGGGGCTGTACTCCCTCATGATGCTCTTCGCGATAGGGGTCGGAATATTCGGGGTCATCTCTGCACCATATCTGCTTGACTTCATGAACGTGAGCGAGACTGTGTACCCCTACGCGCTCAACTACACCCGCGTCATCTTCGCCGGCATACCATTCGCCTTCACGCTCTTCGCCTTCAACTTCCTCCTGAGGGCCATAGGGGACACCAAAACGCCCGTTAAAATAAACATAGCCACCGTGCTTCTGAATCTGGTTCTGGACCCGTTCCTGATATTCGGCTGGGGGCCGTTTCCGGAGCTCGGCGTCATCGGGGCCGCGGTTGCGACGATGTTCTCCAACAGCCTCGGCTCGCTCGTCGGCGGCTACCTCCTCTTCAAGGGGAAAGTGGGAATACACCTAACGGTGGAGGAGCTGAAGCCGGACTGGGAGTTCTACAAGCGCATTTTCAGGGTAGGGATACCCTCAAGCGTCGGTTCATCCACCACAGCCCTCGGCTTTGTCATTCTCACAAGGATAATCTTCACTCTGGGCGGCCGGTTCGGTGAGGCCGATGTGGCCTTCGCGACCTACAGCATAACCAACAGACTGACCAACTTCATGTTCGCCTTCTCGGACGGCATAAGCATGGCGATGGGGACGATGGTGGGCCAGACGGTCGGTGCGAGGTTCTACGAGAGGGCAAAGGTCATAGCGGAGAAGACGATGGCGATAAACTTTGCCATTCTGAGCCTTGGAACGCTCCTCTTTGCCTTCTTCCGCGTGGAGATATTCAGCTTCTTCATCAACGACCCTGCGATAATAGCCGAGAGCGCAAAGGTGGTTAAGTACTTCTCCGCCTCCCTGCCCTTCTTTGGCATATTCTCGGCGGTGAACAACGTCTTCCAGAGCTCCGGACACACCAAGAAGAGCATGCTCCTCAGTATGCTCCGCCTCTGGGGGCTGAGGCTTCCCCTCAGCTACGGCCTCGGAATCCTCGTGAAGGACACGGCAGGAATGTGGCTGGGGATGGGCTTAAGCAACGTTTTGGGGGCGGTTGTCGCTCTCATCTGGTTCCTGACCGGGAGCTGGATGAGCCGCATCATAGAGGAGAAGGGGTAGCTTTATATATCACCGTTTCGATTGCGGTCTGATTGCACATGAAGAGCGAGAAAATCCAGAGGATGCGCGATGAAATACTAACCGGGCCCATAGAAAAGACACTTCTCGTTCTGGCGGGCCCGCTCATAGTCAACAACCTAGTCCAGGTTGTCTACAACATAACCGACACCTACTGGCTGGGAAAGCTTGGCAGAGAGGCGCTCTCCGCTCCCGGGACTGTATGGCCGATAATCGGGACGTTGATGGCCCTGGGAATAGGTTTTACCACGGCGGGCTTTGCTTTTGTCGGGCAGTACATAGGTGCGGAGGAGTACGAAAAGGCCAACCGCTCGGCCGGGGCTCTCTACTCGCTCATGACTTTCTTCTCGGTGGCAACTGCGATAGTGGCGCTCCTGATACTCCCATACGCGCTCCATTTCATGCGGGTTAGCGAAAACGTCTACCCCTACTCCCTCACCTATGCCACGATAGTTTTCTTGGGCCTGCCCTTCTCCTTCGCGTTCATGGCATTTTCGGCCCTCATGCGAGCCACCGGTGATACAAGGACACCGGTTAAAATAACCCTCCTAACTGTTGCGATAAACATAATCCTCGATCCGCTCCTCATCTTCGGCTGG
This genomic interval from Thermococcus sp. contains the following:
- the ppsA gene encoding phosphoenolpyruvate synthase, with the protein product MSEYKFIKWFEELGKGDVALVGGKGANLGEMTNAGIPVPPGFCVTAEAYKYFVENVKLEDGKTLQEWIMGVIAETNVDDSKQLQENTAKIRQKIIELPMPAEIAGEIERAYKELSQRFNKEAVYVAVRSSATAEDLPEASFAGQQETYLDVYGVDDVIDKVKKCWASLWTARATFYRAKQGFDHSKVYLSAVVQKMVNSKTSGVMFTANPVTNNRNEIMINASWGLGEAVVSGSVSPDEYIVEKGTWKIKEKYIAKKEVMVVRNPETGKGTIYVKVADYLGPEWVEKQVLTEEQIIEVAKIGAKIEEHYGWPQDIEWAYDADDGKLYIVQSRPITTLKETETAQEAAEVEEAEVILKGLGASPGIGAGKVVVIFDASEIDKVKEGDVLVTTMTNPDMVPAMKRASAIVTDEGGRTSHAAIVSRELGIPAVVGTKEATKKLKTGDYVTVDGTRGVVYKGIVKSLVEKKEEEKAAGGQVVVAGAPLITATKVKVNVSMPEVAERAAATGADGVGLLRAEHMILTIGKHPVKFIKEGKFDELVEKLADGIRTVAAAFYPRPVWYRTLDAPTNEFKEMPGGEDEPDERNPMLGWRGIRRSLDQVELLKAEFTAIKKVVEEGYDNIGVMLPLVGHPEQIRKAKEIAREVGLEPHKDVEWGIMIEVPAAALIIEDLIKEGLDFVSFGTNDLTQYTLAIDRDNDRIAYLYDEKHPAVLKLIENVIKVAKKYGVETSICGQAGSDPKMAKILVRLGIDSISANPDAVELIRKTVAQEEQKLILEAARKRLFE
- a CDS encoding MATE family efflux transporter, which gives rise to MRREVEAMRDQIVSGPIVKTLILLAYPLIINQLVQVLYNLTDTYWLGKLGREELAAPGTAWPLVWFFMAIGMGFATAGFAFVSQYVGAKEYDKANRAAGGLYSLMMLFAIGVGIFGVISAPYLLDFMNVSETVYPYALNYTRVIFAGIPFAFTLFAFNFLLRAIGDTKTPVKINIATVLLNLVLDPFLIFGWGPFPELGVIGAAVATMFSNSLGSLVGGYLLFKGKVGIHLTVEELKPDWEFYKRIFRVGIPSSVGSSTTALGFVILTRIIFTLGGRFGEADVAFATYSITNRLTNFMFAFSDGISMAMGTMVGQTVGARFYERAKVIAEKTMAINFAILSLGTLLFAFFRVEIFSFFINDPAIIAESAKVVKYFSASLPFFGIFSAVNNVFQSSGHTKKSMLLSMLRLWGLRLPLSYGLGILVKDTAGMWLGMGLSNVLGAVVALIWFLTGSWMSRIIEEKG